AGAATCCACAATTCGATTTCGACAACAGAAGTAAAATATGGAGGTATGTCCTATCCGCAAAAATCATCAATGCACCTACTTCTTCAGATTATACATTAATTTACGGCCAAGCTGCGCCCGGAGACGATGAAGCCTTAATAGCTTTTTCTGCAATCACGGCAAACTCAGTAGATCAAGGAAGTTTCGACAGAAGGTATTCAAGAGTTATTATGCATGAACTTGGGCATACGCTTTGTCTTAGCGACGGGACCATTAGTAGTAGTGGCAATGTAGATTATGATGGCCAATACAATAAGTGCATTTTCAGTAAAATCGATAAAAAATCCGAGGACGCCCCTGTTGAAGACTATATTAGCATCATGCACTACGCAGTAATGGATGAGATGCTCTACGCTAATGGAATACGGATTGAATATCCTTTACCTATTACGAGCTTCTCATTTGGAAACGGCAACAATGGAGACAATGATGACTGGGAGGGCGTGTTGAATGGAATCAAAGATTTTTCGAAAGACAAGAATCACCACTACCCCATCACCAACTGTCGTCTTGAATGTTATTAGAAATGAGCCTAGATTTATAGTAAGGTTATGTTATGTTAATAAAAAATAAATTTAAAGTCCTCTTTGCTATAGCCATTCTTTTTGCAGCATGCCTGGGTCTGTACTTCATATCCTTCAATCAAAACCGTGGCGAAGCATCAACATCACCAACAACACCGCCGTCGCCCGTCGCGAACAACGGAGAGAAAAAAGTACCTGGGAAAAAGAACCCTACAAGCATCACTGACAACGACAGGCTTGACGAAGTAAAAACCTCACCGGCACCAGAGGAGTGGACACCCTATACAGACTCCGTGCTCGCAACCAATATACCATCAGACTGGAAAGCCGAGGGTGGCCCAACAAGTTCCTCAGTGCGAGACCCAGGAAAATCACTCTATACATATAGCGCGACATTCGGCACATCCGACGACAATCGCGAGCGGCCGTGCAGCTTTGCCGTGCAAAGTCTTACCTATCTTCCCTCTATTGAGACGAAAGAAGGGCTAGATACCGGCGACGACGGCAAATTAACTGACCCGCCCGGCCGCATCTGGACAGATATTATCGAACGCGATCACTTTACGTATAACAGCAGCAAGGCTGTCCGCTATTACTCTTCCAGTCGCCTTTCCACTCGGACCATCAAGCAGTATGGCATCACTTATTTTGTGGATGGAGGAGAGAAGACATATACGTTTGGCTGCAAGCTTGATGACGTGGTTACTGCAGAGCTCGCAGATCAACTCTTTACACAGCTGACTATTAATTAGTCAGGGTTATGGAGGCGCATACAATCAAGCGGCCCTATGCATAACAAATGGGTAGGTGGTATACAATAGGATTATAGCGTGACTCAAAAAGCACATCCACCTGTCAAAATTACTCTTTTCCTGACAATTCCTATCGTAGCGTTGGCCGGGGCTTATTTCTATCTGCATAATAATTCCATAGACACATCAGCACCTAGCGTAGAAATGCAAAGCTCGACAAACCCGAGTCAAAAATTGAACGGCATATCCGATATGCACGATGAAGTAGTTGATGAGCTTCAGATCGTGACACCCGCTACAAAGCCTTTGGGCTGGAATGAGATGGAGTCTGTGCATAATAAAGTCGTTCTTGCCCATCCTTCCAACTGGCACGTCAATGGAGGCCCACCCAGTCAAGGCTCCTCGCACACTATCGAGTCGCCTTCTCTCTACACAGCTTATTTGGGCGCAGATTCTGAGCTTCGAGATAGGCCATGTCGCCTTTCTATTCAAGCTAGCTCCTTAGAAGAAGTTATTCGAGTTACAGATGGCCAAGATACGGACGATGATGGCAAAATCACAGATTCGCCAACGCGATTATGGACCGACGTTGTTGAGAAAGACTACTTTACTTACGACAATCACCAGGCCGTGCGATATGTGTTTGCAAATCGCGTATCGACCAGTCAAGAGAAACGCTATCGCATATTGTATGTAGTAGAAAACCAGGACAAGACGTACTCGTTAATTTGCGGCGTAAGAGACGAGCTGCCCGAAAACACAATTGACATGCTGTTTAGACAACTTCGAATTAGCTAGGATTAAAAAGTAATGGTCAACATCAGGTAATGCCTAGCTCTGCTCAATGATCGAGAGTATATTCCCCGCCGGATCATTAAACCAAGCAATCCGCGGCCCGCTGCCGCTGTAGATCTTGCGTTCGTCGCAGTTGGCTTCCAGCTCGGGGTAGCTGAGCATATCGACGCCTTTTTCTTTGAGCTCGTCGCAGATCTTTTCGATGTCGTCGACCGGGAAGTTCAGTACGGTGTGGCTGGCCGGTTGGTGGTCCGGCTTGGTGTAGAGAAAAACGTTGTTGCCGCCCGGAAAGTGCAGGTGCAGCTGGCCGTAGCCGGCAAAGTAGTTGATGCCGAGGGTGTGGCCGTAAAACTCCTTGGCTTTGTCTATGTCATCGACCGAGAAACTGCTGAAGGCTTTGGTGTGCCTGAACACGGGTCCTCCTTGTCTCCACCTTATGGTTACGGTGCGGCGCGGTGGTGGTGGAACATGGTGCGCCTACCCCTATTATAAGGCAGCCGCGGCGGTGCGCGCTGTTAAAGATCTTCCGGTTTTGGGATGGCGATGACGCACTGCGTATTGCCGGACACATTGTCGGTGGCACCGGCGGCCGCGGTGACGACAGTGTTCAAGCCGCCCGTCAGGCGATTGCCAAGGCCACAAGGCATGCTAAGACCCTCCAGATAATAGACCAGGGCGATGCGTCCGGCCTCGCCGTTGATGGTCATGCCGCGGTGGACGACTCCGGTGTAGGTGATGCCGTTGGTGCCGACGACCGGCTCGGCGGGATAATCTGGCAGGGTTGGTGAAATCTTTTTCAGCTCGGTGTTCAGGATGTAATCGATATTCTTGAGGTTATTGCTGGCAAAGCAGTTGGGCCAGCCGTCGCCATCGCCGTCAACGTAGTTGTAGCCCAGGCAGCTGGTCTGGGTGGCGCCATGCGGCCGGGGATATTGGCTGTAGGCCTGCATATAGGCCAGTGTGATCTTGTAGTATTCTTTGGCAGCCGTGACGCGGGAGGCGTTGCGGGAGTTCTTTTGGGCGTTGGTAAACGACGACATGGCTACTACCGCCAGGATGCCGATGACGACGATGCCGATCAGCAGTTCGACGATGGTAAAGCCGGCCGGCCGTCTGGTCTTTTTTGACCCAAGAAAAGTGCTGTAGCGGTGACGCATAGTACCTCAAGTGTAGCACAAGCATAAGCGTTCAAGTATCCAATTGCTCAGCGCTTGACGAGCAGCGGACGCACCAACGGCCATGCCTGCCACACTGCCGCCAGCCCGGCCAGCACCACCAACGGCCATGCTGCCAGGTGCAGGTAGATGGCCACCATGAAAAGGTTCGCCTCTAGACAGCCCGCCGTACCGCCCAGCAGGCTTTGACAGGTGGTGCCCACCTGCTGGTCGATCCAACCCAGCAGCACCCAGGCGGTTGCGCCGGCAAAGACGCCGCCGACAATCCATAGCACCACCTTGAAAAACCCGCGCAGCGGCTTGCGCAGCGCCACCGAAAGGACGAGCATAAGGGTCAGCAGGCTGATGGACGCGGCCACCCGCGCCAGATCCGGCGAGACAGCCCAGACCTGCCAGACATAAAAGGCCGAGATAGCCACGTATGGCACACAGAGCAGCCAGCGGCCCAGTTGCCTGCCGGTGACGGGGGCGTGGGTGTTATTGGTCATGGCCTTCGGCCGCCTGTGCCTCAGCCGCGGTAGCATGCACGGTGCCGAAGGGATGCTCGCCCGGCGCGTAGATGGAGTAGAGCTTGAGCGGCTCGTCGCCCTCGTTGATGATATTGTGCCAGGTGCCGGCGGGCACCAGGATGGCGAAGTCGACGCCGGCGTCCGCCTGTAGCGGCAGATCATCCTTGGCCGGACCCATGACCACCGTGGCGCTGCCGCTTTCGATGCGCAGGAACTGGTCGTGATCGTCGTGAACCTCCAATCCGACTTCCCCGCCCGGCTCGATGCTCATCAGGGTCATCTGCAGGTATGCGCCGGTCCAGACGGCGGTGCGGAAGGTCTGGTTGTTGGTGGTCAGGGCCTCGATGTCGGCGACGAACGGTTGGCCGCCGTGGTCGGTAGTTTCTTGGGAATGCATAGGGGTTTCTCCTTTTACTTTAGTATAGCAGCCGTGCTACCATCATAAATAAGCGAATACTAACACTGTAAAACGCGTACAAATATCATGACGACACTTTTGCCACCCCATGCTTTGGTGCGGCCTGTGCCTTTTATTTCAAACGCCCCGGACGACCTGCACTGCCTGCAGGCCGCCTACGGCATGATCCGGCAGTTCTTTGAACCGGAGTGGCAGTTTGATCTGGAGGAATGGTCGCAGCTGACCGGTTTTGAGCCGGGCCACGGTTCCTGCAGTTCCGTGGGCCTGCTTTGGTTTCATAACAACGGGTACGACGTGCAGCACATCACCAAATACGATTACCGCCGCTTTGTGGCCGAGGGCAACGATTACCAGTACGAAGCCATCGGCCGTGAAGCGGCGGATTGGGAAGCCGAGCACTTCAATATGGACCTGGAGCGGGAACGCGCCGCCCGCATGGTCGCCACCGGCATGTGGCAGCACCGTGCTCCCGGCTTTGAGGATATCAAACTATACCTGGAACGCGGCTATATAATGAAATGCCTGGTGAATCTTAATGAACTGAATGACAAACCGGGCTATTTAGGGCATGCTGTCGTCGTCATCGGATACTCCGAGGACACGTTGATCATCCACGACCCCGGCCTGCCGCCACGCCCCAGCCGCATGGTCTCGTTTGATAAGTTTTTGGCTGCCTGGGCCGATCCTAACGCCAACATGGAGAAGCTGGACGCCATCAAGCTGAAGACGGCGGATGAGGCGCCGCATAGCCTGTAGCCTAGGCAAACGGTCACTACCAGTCGCCGCCCGCGCCGCCGCCACCAAAGCCGCCGCCACCGAACCCGCCAAACCCTCCGCCGCCGCTGCCACCGCCACCCATGCCGCCGCCAAAAGTGGTGCCGCCCGCCCACCAGCTGGGCGAATCGCCGTGGGAGACGCGCCGTTGGTAGTTACTGGAGACGGCTTTATCAAACAGCAGCCCCAGGATGGTCAGGCCGATGATGCTTAGTATGCCGGTGAATAAGAAGCCGAACAGCAACCCCAGCACCACGCCGCTGACGCCACCGATGACACCACCCGCCCACCAGCTCTTGCTGCGTGCCAGTATGGAGCCCAGCCACGAGGGGATAAAGAACAATGCTACAAAGAACAGTTCCAGCGGAAAGCCGCCGCCGGATTCCTCCTGGACCGGGTCAGACTTGAGGTTCGGGTCAACCTCGTTATGGATGGCCGTGGTGATGCCGGTCAGGCCGGACTGGATGCCTTCGTAGTAGCGGCCCTCCCGGAACTCCGGGCGGATGCGATCGCGGATGATGCGGCCGGCGCGGGCGTCGGTCAGGGCGCCCTCCAGGCCGTAGCCCACCTGGATCTGCATGCGCCGGTCGTCTTTGGCGATGAAGAACAGTACGCCGTTGTTGCTCTGCTTGGAGCCGATGCCCCACTGCCGCGCCACCTTGAGCGAATAATCAAAGGCGTCCTCGCCCTCCAGGCTGCGCACCATCAGCACACCGATCTGGTTGCCTGAATGCTGGCGCTCGCCAGCGATGGTGGCGGCCAGGCTTTTGATTTGCTCTGGGGTCAGAGTGCCAGTCTGGTCGACGATTGGTACGTCGGTGGGCTTGGGCGGCACGGCGAGCGCGGCGGCGCCTGGCGCAAAGGCTAGCTGCAAGCCCAGCCACGCCAGCACGGCTATCACAAAGGCTGGCACAACCGCGCCCTTACGTCCCAAAAGCAAAGGCCGCACCACAGCCTCCCTACTCGCCAAAGTTTACGGTCGGAGCGTCCTCGGCACCGGCATCGGCCTGGAAGAACGGGAAGGTGCGGAAGCCAAAGAGTCCGGCGGTGATGTTGGTGGGAAATTGCTGGACGCGGGCGTTGTAGGCGCTGGCGGTGTCGTTAAAGTCTTTGCGGGCGACGGTGATGCGGTTCTCGGTCCCCTCCAGCTGCACCTGCAAGTCGCGGAAGGCTTCGGTGGCGCGCAGCTCCGGATAGGCTTCGGTCACTGCCAGCAGCCGGCCAAGCGCCTGGCTCAGCTCGCCCTGGGCCTGTTGGTACTGCTGCAGCTGCTCGGGGGTCGCCTTGCTGGGGTCGATGTTGATGCGCGTGGCATCGGCACGGGCCTCGGTCACCTGCGTCAGGGTGTCCTGCTCAAAGTTGGCTGCGCCCTTGACGGTATTGACCAGGTTGGGAATAAGGTCGGCGCGGCGCTGGTACTGCGTCTCTACGTTTGCCAGCGACTGTTCCACGCCGGTGCGCTGTGCCACCAGGCTGTTATAGCCCCCGATGACGGAAAGGGCAATCAGCAGCAACACGCCGCCGATAATACCTGGGATAAGCCATTTTGATTTCATATCTTCCTCCTTCTGGTTGGTCTGAATACTCTGCCGCTTCTGTTGTCTTAATTATACACCTTTTCCAAGCGCCAGGCGGGCTGCGCAGCCTAATGTCTACGCCGCGCCCGCCGCCTGCGCCACAGCCGTACGAAATACACGATGATGCCGATGACGATCAGCCCCACGATGACATTGGAAAAGGCACCGATAAAGTGCGCCACCTGCTCATACTTGTCGCCAAGCACATACCCCAATACGCCCAGCAGCGTCGTCCAGATAGCCACGCCAAACAGCGTGAACGCCATAAAGATACCCAGGTTCATCTCGCGGATGCCAGCCGGCAAGGATACCACCGAGCGGATGCCTGGCAGCAGCCGGCCAAAGAACACCGCTGCCCGGTTGTGCTTGTCAAAGACTTTCTCGCCCTTGTGGACCGACTCAATCGTCAATCCCGCCCAGCTGCCATAGCGCCGGATGAAGCGGTATATCGCTGCGTCCGGCAGCAGCCGGCCAATACCGTACAAGGCCGTGGCACCCAGCAGCGACCCGGTCGTGCCCGCCACGATCACCCCCGTCAGCGACATGCCACCCCGGGCAGCCGTGAAGCCGGCAAACGGCATAATCACCTCTGATGGAATAACCGGGATGACCATTTCTAAAAACATCAGCAAAGCAATGCCAGCATAGCCAAGCGTATCGATGATGCCGGTGATAAGGTCGCTCATTACCTTCTACTATAATCATCAGGCTGAGAGACTGCTGTGAACTATTTCACTGGCGCCGCAGTATGTGCTGTTTTCTGCCTGCCGCCAATTAGCGCGCGTACTTGGTGACAGCCGCTTTCACCTTCTGGTACGCCGCCTCATCGCGGATCAGATCCGCATCCATGAAGCTGAAGGCGAAGACGCCGTGATTCTGCAGAGTGGTAATGTTGTCATCGGTAAAGATGGCATCGATATCGGTGTTCCAGGATGTCTGACTGGCGTTATCCGGCTTGTAGTGCGAGATCATGACCGGGCCGTACGGCTTGAGCGCCTCGGTGGTGCGCAAAATCAGCTCTTTGTTGTCACCCTGGGTGGCCATGGCCTGGAAACTTTGGAAATCGCTCTCGTTCATGACATCAGCAAACTTTAGCAGCAGTGATTTGCCGCCGAACTTGGCCGGATCATCCCAGTTGGCGACCCAGCCGCCAAAGCTCAGGCTCATCTTGGAGTTGGGGGCGTATTGGCGGAAGATGGCCATGGCAGAGCGGTATTGGTCCTGCAAGGCGCGGTAATAGTTTTCGCTGCCCACCCAGTTGTTATCCTGGCACGGGTAGGTCTGCAGCTCGGTGAACATGCTGACATACAGCTCGCCGCTGCCATTGAAGATAGTGGCCAGCTCTTTCATGTCATTAAGGAAGCCGACAGACAGCGGATACGCCCGGCCGCAGGCGGCGCCGTACTTGGTGCTGAGGTTCTGTTCGGTACCGTTGTTATAGACGATCAGGTGGAGTTTGTAACCGCGGGCATACGCATCCGCCACGGTGCCGTTTTTCCAGCCGCGCATGAAGTTCAGGTCGTTGGGGCCGTTGTACCAGCTGGAAAGCATTTTCACCGGCGCCTCGGCCACCAGGCGTTCGTCGATGGCCGGATCAAGCTCGGCACCCATGCCAAAGATGAAAGGACGCTGCTGCTGCGGTGGCGGCAACGGCTGGGTGGGGTCGGTGATAGTCTGCGGCGGCGTCACCAGCCTGGGTATTTTCATGCCGGTGCGGGTAGCGGGTGCAGGCTTGCGTTCGGTCTGGGCGGTCTCGGCGTGGCCACCCGTCAGGGCAATGGCCGGCACCAAAGCAAGCACAGGCAGAATCAGCCCGGCCAGCAGACGGCGATCAAACTTTTTGCGTTCAATTTTCAGGGACATATGAAACGTGTTCTCCTTGTGCCACCCGTTATGCCTCAATCATAGCATCAAACCAAGCACAATAAGCCATACGCGCAAATGAAATTGACAACACTCAAAGTAAGCGGCGCTGTATTACTCGGCCGCCGGGCCCAGCTGCACCTCGCGCTGGATGGGCGGCGGCGGAAAGACCATGGGATAGAGGAACCAGCCGGCAACGCCGAGCGCTACCAGCAGTGCCAGTATCTCCAGCACTGTCCGTACGCCGAATTTCTGCCTGGGCGCCAGCAGCGAGCGGGAAACGGCAGGGGTTGATACTGAGTCGTGAGTAACCTTTTCAGTGTCCATATAGTTCTTATTGTAGCCCAAAAAATTCTCCGCCGCACCGCCCATAAACGTTGTATACTTACATTAAAGAGCATAAGCACCATGAAATCGAAAGCCAAGCCACCAAAGCATCCCCTCCCCCTGCTGCAGACCCTCCTCTTTGCAGCCATCGGCGTGTTGTCGGTCATCTGCATCGCCCAGGGTATTGCGCTGCAACGCTCACTCAACACGCCGGCCCAGCCGCCACCCTATCATGACCGTATCAATATCTCGCTGGGCAGCCTGGAATTCAACTTCACTGGCGGACGCGCCGTCAAACGCGACGACGCCGTCGTCCAAACGCTGCGCGCCACCCTGGAAGACGCCGCCCACAAGGACATCGCCTTAGGCTGCGAGACCGCACACTACCAGGTTATCGCCCACACTGACGACGATCGCCAAGTACTGCTGGGCTACGGTTGTGACCAGCCCACCGCCCGCATGTTCGCCACCTATGACGGCGACTGGCAGCTCATCTCCCCCACCAACGAGTTTGATAATTTTGGCATTCCGCGCTGCAGCCACGTTACGGGGCACGGTATCAACCGCGAGATCGCACCGGTCTGCGCCAACGGCCTCGGCGAAGAAAACGTAACCACCACCTATACGGTCCGATAGACGTGCGCCGGCCAGTACCACGCGCTAGTGGCTTCACCATCGTCGAACTGCTGATCGTCATCGTGGTCATTGGCATTCTGGCCGCCATCGTCCTCAACAGCTTCAGCAATAGCCAGAAGCAGGCCCGCGATGCCAAGCGCATGACCGACCTTACCGCCATCGTCAAGGCCGTGCGCTCGTACGGTGCCAGTACCGGTGCCTTCCCTGCCGTCACCGCCAACCCTGGCATTGATGGCTGGGAGGTCAGTACCGACCCCGCTGGCAGCTTCATCGAAAGTTTAGTGACCGCCAGACTCTTCAACGAAGTGCCCGTCGACCCCACCAATAACAGTCAGTACACCTACCGCTACTACCGTTACGCCGGCGGCAGCTACAACTGCAACGGCGGCCAGAGCTACTTCGTCGTCGCCATTGAGCACACCGAGCAATACGGCAACGCCAAACACCCCAAAAGTCCCGGCTGGGCCTGCAGCAGCCGTGATTGGCAAAGTGAATTCTCGTGGGTGACCGGCGGTTACATAGAATAGCAGTATAAGCAATCTCATAGCCCCGATGCACGGCTCCCCGTACTATTGGTACGGTTACCTAATACGCACGGAGGCCCCATGAGTAAATTTTCCGACGGCAAAGTAAAAGTAAAGTTTTATCTTTGGCCGAGCATTATTATCAGTATCGTTGCCAGCATCTTTTTGACGCTGCTGCTCAATATTCTGCTATAAGATTACAGCGCCGGCCCGCCGTCTCATTTCCGCCCCCAGCTAGCCAGTACATCTTCCAGTTCCTTCTGCTCCTGCGGCGTGAAGCAGTTGACGGTAGCACGCGTACCCGTGCCGATCTTCTGGTCGGCGGTTACATTCTCCAGGCACTCCCGGGCTTCATCCAGTGGCTTGCGTACCTGCACGGTTATCTCGTCACTGCCATGGATCTGGATGCCGGTATAGTCGATAGTCTGCGTCTCGACCGTAGGGTCGATGGTCGCCACCGATACATACGTACCGATGACATTTACACCTTTGTTGGGTGCCGATGCCCGCTCGCGCAGCTGAGCGTAGGTCAGCTCACCCTCTGCCGGGGCACGGCCGGCCCGGATGGTCACCGTAGCCTCGGACTTATTGGTGAAATTGTATGTATCAGGGCCTGCTATCGCCACCTCGCCCCATGCAGCCGGATAGCGGAACCGGTAATAGGGGCTGCCTTCATGGACACTCATCTTCAATCGAATCTCTTGCTCGGGCACCACGTCGGGCGGGCCGAGCTGCTCGCCCTGTACCGCTGTGTCCTGCTTGGACGCCCTCGGACTGCTGGTACTGTCAAACACCCGCCAGCCTATAAAGCCAAGCACGCCCAGCATCACTACCGTGACGATAATCTCAACCGCGCCAGAACCGCTTTGTGAATGTTGCTGTGTCATATTTGTTTGTATTGCCACGCCATGGCCGGCGTGAGTGTGTGCCTTAAATTATACGCCAGATTTTCTTTTTGCCAAACAGAAGGCAGTGCCGCTACTGTTGCTGGCCGGCTTGCTCTTTCAGAGCATAGTAGCGCGCCACCACCAGCGCCAGCAGCCAGATGATTTCACCGGCAAAGAAATACACCAAAAAGATAGCCCACGGCAGCCCCGCGCGCTTGCCGATCCTGAAGATTGCGATCAGCGAACAGATCGCCAGGCCCAATACCACAAAGAACAACGCCATCACCAGACCCAGGCCGTCATACCCCAGTATCCCAGCCAGAAGCAGTGCTGCTATCGCCGCGTACGTCGCCACACCGAGGTACGGCGACATATAGCCCAGCTTAAAGACCGTACACAGGTCGACGACCGGCACCCAGGCCTTCCAGGCGCGCTCGCCAAGCTGGCGGAATACACGGCTCCACAGCCAGCGCCGGAGAATTTCCATGGCGAGCAGGAAGATGACAAACATGACTATTGTGACGACACTGAAGGCATCGAGGCCGTCAGACATCATTGCGGCGAACCAGTCGAGCTGGAGGCGTTGGCAGTGCCGTTCCAGATCCAGCCCGCCGTGTCACCATCGGCATAATTAGTCAGGGTTGAACCCTGCTCCACCATAACGCCCGTGGCATCCAGCGACGTGCCGATTGCAGCACTACCGGGGGCGCCGATGTCCACCTGCAAAGTCACCGCAGCAGCTGGCGCCGTGGCAGTCACCGAGCGTCGCTCCCAGGTATTTGCCACGTGCGAGGATGCTGCACCGTTCTCAGTAATGATGCTGTTGCTGGAATTCTTCCAAATCAGAATGACTCCCGTAGAAAGCGTGGCGCTCGGCCTGATCCACGAGCTGAGCGTATACGATTGCCCCACCGTCACCGGTATGCCCTGCGTCGTCATCCGCCACCAAGAGGCTGGCACTGCCGTCAATGTGACGCGGTAGGCGGTCGTGACAGAAGGCGTGAACGTCGTCTGGCCCGTCAGTTGGGTACCCGTACCGGTGCCGCCGGTTGACATTCTGGGACTCCAGCCGGTGGTGTTGGTCGCCATCTTGGGATTGGGCATCAGGTTGGTGATGGGCGTGGCGCCACCAACTCCATGGCCAGGACAGACGCCGCTGGCAGGATTGCGGTTGTCGCTGCTGATTCGAAACGTAGACGAGCCGTTGTTGCCCGTCAGGCAATAGGTGTCGGCGACGGCATCGTAGGCATATTGGTAAGTGGTGTTAGGACTGGCCGGCAAACCGCTCGACGTTGCAGGATACGTGCCTGCATCAGCCTTGGCCTGCTCCAACTGCTTGGCAGATGCTTTGAGGTCGGACTGGGCCGTCGCCGCCCGCGCCTGCTCCTGCGCCCGTGAGAAAGCGCCGATTGCCAAAACGGCAAGGATACCGATGATGACGATGACGATCAGCAGTTCCACGATGGTAAAGCCGGATTGTCGTGAACGTGCCCACATGATACCTGCATTATAATGTATCCGTACCGTTATAAATAGAAGAAAGTTCTTATGCCTGAAAACATCACATCCCGTTCGCCCGAGTCCGAACCCCAGCCGCCAGACTTCAGCCGCGAGATCGCCGATATGCTACAGCGGGAGCTAGGCCCCGACTACGGTTTTGACGACGAGACCATAGAGGAAATCGCCGCCCTGCCCTTTGAGGAGGCGTTTGCCATGGCGTATAACTACCTTGTACAGGCCGGGGCGGATGCGGATGAAGTGCTGGCGCCTTGGATGGAATAAACTATTTTCGTATATGAAAAGGGCCCTCTTGCGCGGGGCCCATTACGGCTTCATCACGGCGAAGCGACCGTCCCGTCAGTGTCGGAACCACCAGCGCATGGCGTACTGGTCCAGCAGCACGGCGGGCCGGAGCCCGTAGTGCCAGATCAGCAGCCGAATGCGGCGGTCGCGCCGCGGCTCGTCCTCCAGGATCATCCCCAGCCGGATGTGTCGCTTCTGGCCGAGCATGACCATGACGGCGAACCAGTGGAAGCGGTTGTCGCGCATCCACTGTTCATCGGCGTCGTCACCCAGCTGCCGCCAGATGGCCTCGGCGTCGCGGTGGAACTGGTTGGCAGTACCCCATTCATGACGGGCAGCCGAGATGAGCCCCCAGACCATCTTGACGGCGGCCTGGCGGTTGCGGTCACCCTCCGCCAGCGAGGCGGACGTGGCCAGCAGCTGCTGCGCCTCGTCCAGCTGGCCCAGGAGTACCGCCATGCGGGCGCTGTCGCGCAGCATGTCGCTCTCCATGGCCTGGGTGCAGTTGGGGCACTTGCGCGCCCGCGCCCACCACGCCTCGGTGTCGCCAGCCCTGACGAAGCCGCTCGCCAACGCCACCTGGAAGTGGAAGTTGGCGTCGTCACGCACGGAGGCGACATCGGCGTTCGACGTGCCGACGGCGTAGGCCTGGCGGAACCGGCCACGCTTGATGAGGCCGGAGAGGGCGGCGAGAATTTCGTCGCTCATGGTGTGCTCCCTTGGTCGGAAATGGGACGGTTGTAAATTATAAAATATTTACTTTATTAATGCAACAACGCTCGGACAGAAGTGGCATATCGAGGTCATCTACCCACTAGCAGTTGAAATAAGCGAAGCAGACTGCCTCAAGCATCTGCTGCGGACTCGGCGGCCCGCTGGCGGCCGGACCGGGCATGCCGGGGCCATACGGGCTGGCGGTGCGGTTAAGGTCGGCGATCATATCCCAACCAAGATAGCCCAGAATCAAGGCCATGATCATGATAAGCGGAATAGTGAGGCGCAAGTGACTGCGGGAAGATCTGTGCATCGTGCGTATACCTGCCGACAGTATAGCCT
This window of the Candidatus Saccharibacteria bacterium genome carries:
- a CDS encoding DedA family protein, which codes for MSDLITGIIDTLGYAGIALLMFLEMVIPVIPSEVIMPFAGFTAARGGMSLTGVIVAGTTGSLLGATALYGIGRLLPDAAIYRFIRRYGSWAGLTIESVHKGEKVFDKHNRAAVFFGRLLPGIRSVVSLPAGIREMNLGIFMAFTLFGVAIWTTLLGVLGYVLGDKYEQVAHFIGAFSNVIVGLIVIGIIVYFVRLWRRRRARRRH
- a CDS encoding cupin domain-containing protein, whose protein sequence is MHSQETTDHGGQPFVADIEALTTNNQTFRTAVWTGAYLQMTLMSIEPGGEVGLEVHDDHDQFLRIESGSATVVMGPAKDDLPLQADAGVDFAILVPAGTWHNIINEGDEPLKLYSIYAPGEHPFGTVHATAAEAQAAEGHDQ
- a CDS encoding LemA family protein, which gives rise to MKSKWLIPGIIGGVLLLIALSVIGGYNSLVAQRTGVEQSLANVETQYQRRADLIPNLVNTVKGAANFEQDTLTQVTEARADATRINIDPSKATPEQLQQYQQAQGELSQALGRLLAVTEAYPELRATEAFRDLQVQLEGTENRITVARKDFNDTASAYNARVQQFPTNITAGLFGFRTFPFFQADAGAEDAPTVNFGE
- a CDS encoding TPM domain-containing protein, with the translated sequence MLLGRKGAVVPAFVIAVLAWLGLQLAFAPGAAALAVPPKPTDVPIVDQTGTLTPEQIKSLAATIAGERQHSGNQIGVLMVRSLEGEDAFDYSLKVARQWGIGSKQSNNGVLFFIAKDDRRMQIQVGYGLEGALTDARAGRIIRDRIRPEFREGRYYEGIQSGLTGITTAIHNEVDPNLKSDPVQEESGGGFPLELFFVALFFIPSWLGSILARSKSWWAGGVIGGVSGVVLGLLFGFLFTGILSIIGLTILGLLFDKAVSSNYQRRVSHGDSPSWWAGGTTFGGGMGGGGSGGGGFGGFGGGGFGGGGAGGDW
- a CDS encoding prepilin-type N-terminal cleavage/methylation domain-containing protein, which codes for MWARSRQSGFTIVELLIVIVIIGILAVLAIGAFSRAQEQARAATAQSDLKASAKQLEQAKADAGTYPATSSGLPASPNTTYQYAYDAVADTYCLTGNNGSSTFRISSDNRNPASGVCPGHGVGGATPITNLMPNPKMATNTTGWSPRMSTGGTGTGTQLTGQTTFTPSVTTAYRVTLTAVPASWWRMTTQGIPVTVGQSYTLSSWIRPSATLSTGVILIWKNSSNSIITENGAASSHVANTWERRSVTATAPAAAVTLQVDIGAPGSAAIGTSLDATGVMVEQGSTLTNYADGDTAGWIWNGTANASSSTGSPQ
- a CDS encoding prepilin-type N-terminal cleavage/methylation domain-containing protein produces the protein MRRPVPRASGFTIVELLIVIVVIGILAAIVLNSFSNSQKQARDAKRMTDLTAIVKAVRSYGASTGAFPAVTANPGIDGWEVSTDPAGSFIESLVTARLFNEVPVDPTNNSQYTYRYYRYAGGSYNCNGGQSYFVVAIEHTEQYGNAKHPKSPGWACSSRDWQSEFSWVTGGYIE
- a CDS encoding type II secretion system protein — its product is MRHRYSTFLGSKKTRRPAGFTIVELLIGIVVIGILAVVAMSSFTNAQKNSRNASRVTAAKEYYKITLAYMQAYSQYPRPHGATQTSCLGYNYVDGDGDGWPNCFASNNLKNIDYILNTELKKISPTLPDYPAEPVVGTNGITYTGVVHRGMTINGEAGRIALVYYLEGLSMPCGLGNRLTGGLNTVVTAAAGATDNVSGNTQCVIAIPKPEDL
- a CDS encoding VOC family protein; its protein translation is MFRHTKAFSSFSVDDIDKAKEFYGHTLGINYFAGYGQLHLHFPGGNNVFLYTKPDHQPASHTVLNFPVDDIEKICDELKEKGVDMLSYPELEANCDERKIYSGSGPRIAWFNDPAGNILSIIEQS
- a CDS encoding peptidase C39 family protein, translated to MPFISNAPDDLHCLQAAYGMIRQFFEPEWQFDLEEWSQLTGFEPGHGSCSSVGLLWFHNNGYDVQHITKYDYRRFVAEGNDYQYEAIGREAADWEAEHFNMDLERERAARMVATGMWQHRAPGFEDIKLYLERGYIMKCLVNLNELNDKPGYLGHAVVVIGYSEDTLIIHDPGLPPRPSRMVSFDKFLAAWADPNANMEKLDAIKLKTADEAPHSL